The genomic segment CGCCGCCTACGCGGACATCGTCCGGGAACGCGCGGTGCTGCGGCAACTCATCCATGCCGGCGCGGAGATCGCCAACGGCGCCTTCAATACCGAAGGACGCAGCTCCGATGAGCTACTCGATGCCGCCGAACGCGTGGTCTTCGAGATTGCCGACCACCAACAGCGCGGCCGCCGCGGCTACCTGAAGGTTCAGGAGCTATTGGCCCATGCCCTGGACCGCATCGACACGCTGTTTCACAAGGGCAGCGCGATCACGGGCATTGCAACCGGCTTTACCGATTTCGATGAGCTAACGGCGGGGCTCCAGCCGTCGGATTTAGTCATCATCGCCGGGCGGCCGTCGATGGGCAAGACCGCTTTTGCCATCAACATCGCGGAACAGGCGGCGATCACGGATGACCTGCCGGTCGCGATTTTTTCCATGGAAATGTCGGGCGAGCAACTGGCGATGCGCATGATCGGCTCGCTCGGGCGCATCGACCAGAGAAAGGTGCGGACCGGGAAGCTGAGCGACGAGGATTGGTCCCGCGTCAGCTCGACGGTGGCGATCTTGGACAAAGCCAAGATGTTTATCGACGACACGCCGGCCTTGTCGCCAGGCGAGCTTTGCGGCAAGTGTCGGCGCATTGCCCGCGAGCACGGACTAGGCCTCGTGATCGTCGATTATCTACAGCTCATGCAGGTCCCGGGAATCAAGGAAAACCGGGCGACCGAGATCTCGGAAATATCGCGTACGCTCAAGGCCCTCGCAAAAGAGCTGCATGTTCCGGTCGTCGCTTTGTCGCAGTTAAATCGCGGCCTGGAGCAGCGGCCGGATAAGCGCCCGCGCATGGCGGATCTGCGCGAATCCGGCGCCATCGAACAAGACGCCGATCTCATCGTGTTCATTTACCGCGACGAGGTCTACGACGAAAACAGCGCCGACAAAGGGATCGCCGAGATCATCGTGGCGAAACAACGCAACGGTCCCATCGGCACGGTGCGTATGACCTTTTTGGGGCAATTCACCCGCTTTGAGAGCTTTACCGCCGAGAGCTACGGGCGGCCGGCGAGGGATTATGGATGAGCCGTCCCGCGCGCGTCGACTATGACCTAGAGGCCGCCAAGGCCAACCTCGAGCGCGTGCGCGGCCTGGCGCCGCGGCAAAAGATTATGGCCATCATCAAGGCCGATGCCTACGGGCACGGCCTCGATCGCATGGCGGCGGCGTTTTCTGCGGCGGACGCATTCGGAGTGGCCTGTCTCGAAGAGGCGCAAGGCTTGCGCGACCGCGGGGTGAAACATCCCATCGTCCTGCTCGAAGGTCCGTTCTCGCCGGGGGAGTTGCGGGAAATGCAGCGTTTGGCTTTGGATATCGTCATTCACCACGACGAGCAGATTGCGATGTTACGGGATCTGCCGGAAGAGCATTGCCTCGGCGTATGGCTCAAGGTGGACTCGGGCATGCACCGCTTGGGGTTCGCGCCGCAACGGGTCCGCTGCGTGTGGGAAGAGCTACAGCGGTGCGGCGCCGTCGCCCCGCCCGTGCGCTTGATGACGCACCTCGCGTGCGCCCATGAGCGAGGCCATCCCTCGGTGCCTGTACAACTTGCGTGCTTCGCGCAAGCCAGCGCCGATATCCGCACTGAGCGCTGTATCGCCAATTCCGCGGCACTGCTCGCCTGGCCGGCGGCCTACGCCGATTGGGTCCGGCCGGGGATCATGCTCTACGGGGTTTCGCCGTTCGCCGATAGCAGCGCGGTCGCGGAAGGTCTACGGCCGGTCATGTCCGTGAGCTCACGACTCGTTGCGGTCAAGACCGTGCGGGCGGGGGAGGGGGTCGGTTATGGCGGTGACTGGCGTTGCCCGGAGGACATGCCGATCGGCATCGTCGCCCTGGGCTACGGAGACGGTTATCCTCGGCACGCCCGCCCCGGAACCCCCATACTCGTGAACGGAAAAAGAACCGCCTTGATCGGCAAAGCCTCGATGGACATGCTGAGCGTGGATTTGCGCCCTGTTCCGGCCGCCCGCGTCGGGGATCCGGTGCTGCTCTGGGGCGCGGGATTGCCCGTGGAGGAAGTCGCGCGTTGGGCCGACACCATTCCTTACGAACTGCTGTGCGGCGTGCGCGGCCGGGCGCGGTTTCTCGAGCCAAGTGCGGGCTAAATTCGCGTATCAATGCCAGGGCTGCGGTGCGCCCGCGCCCAAGTGGTCGGGTCAGTGCGGCGATTGCGGCGCCTGGAACACTCTGGTTGAAATAGCCTATTCAGAGCGGCCGGGCGCGGCGGAAAACCGCCCCGGGGACGTCAGCGCTCAGCCGCCCCGAGCCTGCGTGCTCGAGGCGATTTCTCCCGCCGTGGAAGCCGGGATCCCGAGCGGTGTGGGGGAGGTGGACCGGGTCTTGGGCGGCGGCATCGTGGCTGGCGCGGTGGTATTGATCGGAGGCGATCCGGGCATCGGGAAATCCACCTTGTTGCTGCAGATGCTGGCCGCGGTGACTGGCGAGAGCAAGTGTTCCGGCCTGTATGTGAGCGGCGAGGAGTCGGCCCAGCAAGTCGCTCTGCGGAGCCGCCGGCTTGGGATCGATGGCGCGCATATCAAGCTCTTAACCGAAAGCCGCCTGGAGTCGATCCTCGGCGTGGCCGCGCAAGAAGCGCCGAGGGTCATGATCATCGACTCGATTCAGACGGTTTTTACGGAGGCCTTGGGCTCGGCACCGGGAAGCGTCGGTCAAGTGCGGGAAAGCGCGGCGCAGCTCATCCGCTTCGCGAAGAATTCCGGCGCCTCCGTGTTCCTGGTCGGGCACGTGACCAAAGAAGGCATGATCGCCGGACCGCGCGTGCTCGAGCACATGGTCGATACAGTGCTCTATTTCGAGGGCGATGACAGCAGCCGCTTCAGGATCTTGCGCTCGACCAAGAATCGCTATGGGCCGGTTCACGAGCTGGGTATTTTCGCTATGACGGAGGGCGGTTTGCGGGCGGTGACCAATCCCTCGGCGATCTTTCTGCAACGGCATGCCCAAGGCGCCGCCGGGAGCGTGGTGATGGTGTGCCGCCAGGGGAGCCGTCCGCTATTGATCGAGGTGCAGGCCCTGGTCGATCAGTCCTTCCTCGCGAATCCGCGCCGGGTTGCGGTCGGTTTAGACCCCAACCGCCTCGCCATGCTGCTCGCCGTTTTACACCGTCACGGCGGGATCGTGACCCACGACCAGGATGTTTTCGTCAATGTGGTCGGCGGCATACGCGTCACCGAGACCGGCGCCGATCTGGCGGTCGTCCTGGCCGTGCTGTCGAGCTTGCGGGGCCGTCCACTCCCGGCGGATATGGTGGTTTTCGGGGAGGTGGGCTTGTCCGGCGAGCTGCGGCCGGTTCCGAACGGCAGGGAACGGCTACGCGAAGCGGCGAAACACGGTTTCCGGCGCGCGCTGGTCCCGAAGGCCAACGCCCCGCGGCGCGAAATGGCCGGCCTCGAGATCACCGCGCCCGAGCGGTTGGAGGCGGCCCTGGCGTCGATTTAACCCGACTTAGCCGATTCGGGGGGTATGAAGATCCTAAGTGCTTGATATAGCGCATAGTGACCTCAATAGGTCTGCACTACACGGCCGTGGCTGACGCCACCTCAGCGGTGGTGATCTTTGGCGGCGGCTGCGCAGGCAGCTCGAGCGCGAGTTTCTGCAATAACAGCTTTAGTTCGGCCTCGGGCTGGGTGTAACGGGTGAGGATCAGTTCCCGGCCGTCGGTGGTCGGTATGTGCACATCGATCATCTGCACGGCGGCAAACTTCTCGAGCACGCTGCGCGGGGTCAACCCCGGCGCAAGGTTGAACAACCGTCGGCCCAGCGTAACATGCAGACAGTAGGCGAGGAAGGCGATGAAAATGTGCGCTTCGATGCGTGCCTCGCGTTGGTGGAAGATCGGACGGATGGCCAGGTCGCCCTTGAGGTTCTTGAACGCCTCTTCCACCGCGACGAGCTGCAAATAGAAGCTCCACAGCTTCGCGGGATCGGTTTCCGTGAGATTGGTGCGCAGCAGGTAGCGACCTTCGCGGCGTCGCGTTTGCCTGAGTTTGTCGCGGCGTAGCCGATAGCTGAACGTGGCGTCCTCTTCGGCGACCGCGACTTCGACCAAACGCCAGGCGGCCGGGCCATGCCCTCGCGCGGCGCCGAGCTTCATCAGCAGTTCCTCGCGCGTGAGCGTTGTCATTGCCGAAAGCTGCTTCAGCCGTGCCCACAACCACTTCAATTTCCGCCGCCGCATCGCCCGCTCCTTCGCCACCCGATCACGACTCTGCGCGTAGACATACAGTTCTCCCTCCTGAGGCAGGAGCTTCACGTCCACACCCGGGCGCGCTTCCTGCCACGGCTTGGTAAGGAGCGCTTTCTCCAAGCGGCTCAGCCGTCCCTTCGGCGTGCCGACCAGATACTGCACCGGCGGATCGCTCGTGCGCATCTCCTCGAGCACCGCCTCGGTCGGAATGCCGCGATCCATGACCCAGATCCTTTGCGCCCTGCCGTACTGTCGCTCAATGCGCGAGAGAAAATCACGCAAGGTCGTGTTGTCCGTCGTGTTACCCGCCATCACCTCGTAGGCCAACGGCAAACCCTCCGGGGTCACCACCAGCGCAATGACCACCTGCACGCAGTCAGGCCGGCGATCGCGCGAGTAGCCAAACCGGCGTTTGTCCTCTTCCGCCTGCGGCGGATCGCACTCAAAATACGTGCTCGTCAGGTCATACAACAGCACATCGAACGTCGCGTTGAACAGATCCCGCCACCGACTCACTAGGTGATCGAACAACGCCGCTTTGTACTTGAGCAGCCGGTCGTGGCACCGATACAGCGTGTGAATATCGGACAGCGCCCCATCCGCACCGAGCAGATCCGCTAATGCGCTGCGCTCGAACCACTCCCGATGGAGCCGCCACTCACTGCCCGGCACAATCAAT from the Pseudomonadota bacterium genome contains:
- the dnaB gene encoding replicative DNA helicase, with product EAEQSVLGGLLLDNESWTQVVERLTEHDFYRLEHRLIFRAIERLAAESKPYDVITLSERLATTAEIEKVGGHAYLVALVENTPSAANIAAYADIVRERAVLRQLIHAGAEIANGAFNTEGRSSDELLDAAERVVFEIADHQQRGRRGYLKVQELLAHALDRIDTLFHKGSAITGIATGFTDFDELTAGLQPSDLVIIAGRPSMGKTAFAINIAEQAAITDDLPVAIFSMEMSGEQLAMRMIGSLGRIDQRKVRTGKLSDEDWSRVSSTVAILDKAKMFIDDTPALSPGELCGKCRRIAREHGLGLVIVDYLQLMQVPGIKENRATEISEISRTLKALAKELHVPVVALSQLNRGLEQRPDKRPRMADLRESGAIEQDADLIVFIYRDEVYDENSADKGIAEIIVAKQRNGPIGTVRMTFLGQFTRFESFTAESYGRPARDYG
- the alr gene encoding alanine racemase codes for the protein MSRPARVDYDLEAAKANLERVRGLAPRQKIMAIIKADAYGHGLDRMAAAFSAADAFGVACLEEAQGLRDRGVKHPIVLLEGPFSPGELREMQRLALDIVIHHDEQIAMLRDLPEEHCLGVWLKVDSGMHRLGFAPQRVRCVWEELQRCGAVAPPVRLMTHLACAHERGHPSVPVQLACFAQASADIRTERCIANSAALLAWPAAYADWVRPGIMLYGVSPFADSSAVAEGLRPVMSVSSRLVAVKTVRAGEGVGYGGDWRCPEDMPIGIVALGYGDGYPRHARPGTPILVNGKRTALIGKASMDMLSVDLRPVPAARVGDPVLLWGAGLPVEEVARWADTIPYELLCGVRGRARFLEPSAG
- the radA gene encoding DNA repair protein RadA, whose amino-acid sequence is MRAKFAYQCQGCGAPAPKWSGQCGDCGAWNTLVEIAYSERPGAAENRPGDVSAQPPRACVLEAISPAVEAGIPSGVGEVDRVLGGGIVAGAVVLIGGDPGIGKSTLLLQMLAAVTGESKCSGLYVSGEESAQQVALRSRRLGIDGAHIKLLTESRLESILGVAAQEAPRVMIIDSIQTVFTEALGSAPGSVGQVRESAAQLIRFAKNSGASVFLVGHVTKEGMIAGPRVLEHMVDTVLYFEGDDSSRFRILRSTKNRYGPVHELGIFAMTEGGLRAVTNPSAIFLQRHAQGAAGSVVMVCRQGSRPLLIEVQALVDQSFLANPRRVAVGLDPNRLAMLLAVLHRHGGIVTHDQDVFVNVVGGIRVTETGADLAVVLAVLSSLRGRPLPADMVVFGEVGLSGELRPVPNGRERLREAAKHGFRRALVPKANAPRREMAGLEITAPERLEAALASI
- a CDS encoding IS1634 family transposase, with amino-acid sequence MFLRATTRKKDGKEHRYWSIVENKRLSDGRVLQRHVLYLGEINSSQELGWRKSIEVFEDGAEVPRTLALFPEDRCEGLAWDGAVVRLRLGELRLCRPRQWGACWLALRLWQELRLDEFWAERLLPSRKGTRWDQVLFVLVAYRLIVPGSEWRLHREWFERSALADLLGADGALSDIHTLYRCHDRLLKYKAALFDHLVSRWRDLFNATFDVLLYDLTSTYFECDPPQAEEDKRRFGYSRDRRPDCVQVVIALVVTPEGLPLAYEVMAGNTTDNTTLRDFLSRIERQYGRAQRIWVMDRGIPTEAVLEEMRTSDPPVQYLVGTPKGRLSRLEKALLTKPWQEARPGVDVKLLPQEGELYVYAQSRDRVAKERAMRRRKLKWLWARLKQLSAMTTLTREELLMKLGAARGHGPAAWRLVEVAVAEEDATFSYRLRRDKLRQTRRREGRYLLRTNLTETDPAKLWSFYLQLVAVEEAFKNLKGDLAIRPIFHQREARIEAHIFIAFLAYCLHVTLGRRLFNLAPGLTPRSVLEKFAAVQMIDVHIPTTDGRELILTRYTQPEAELKLLLQKLALELPAQPPPKITTAEVASATAV